One Mycobacterium marseillense DNA window includes the following coding sequences:
- a CDS encoding NAD(P)/FAD-dependent oxidoreductase, with protein MTVQRAVIAGASHAGTQLAASLRREGWDGEIVLVGDESALPYQRPPLSKSYLADKCELAELAIRNSDFYAKQRIRLLDATVAAIDRSAGHVVLSTGDALPYDKLALCTGARPRRLPTPGADLAGVFYLRTAADGEMIREAAGPGRRAVIVGGGYIGLETAASLRALGLEVTLLEATGRVLERVTAPEVSEFFDRIHREEGVNIRTGTLVEALSGDGRVREVILASGESIPADLVIVGIGVEPNTELAATAGLVVDNGVVIDDRARTSDPDIVAAGDCASHDMARYGRRIRLESVPSAAEQAKVAAATVCGKSKKIAALPWFWSDQYDLKLQIAGLNTGYDEVVLSGDPTRDRDFTCFYLRAGELIAADCINRPRDFMFSKRVITQQVAVERAELVLAGSD; from the coding sequence ATGACCGTGCAGCGAGCGGTCATCGCGGGGGCCAGCCACGCGGGCACCCAGCTCGCCGCCAGTCTTCGCCGAGAAGGGTGGGACGGCGAGATCGTCCTCGTCGGCGATGAGTCGGCGTTGCCCTACCAGCGGCCCCCGCTGTCCAAGTCGTACCTGGCCGACAAATGCGAACTGGCCGAACTCGCGATCCGCAACTCGGATTTCTACGCCAAGCAGCGGATCCGACTCCTGGATGCGACGGTGGCGGCGATCGACCGCTCGGCTGGTCATGTCGTGCTGAGTACCGGCGACGCACTGCCCTACGACAAGCTCGCGCTGTGCACTGGCGCCCGGCCTCGTCGGCTCCCCACCCCGGGAGCGGACCTGGCCGGAGTCTTCTACCTACGCACCGCCGCGGACGGCGAGATGATCCGAGAGGCCGCCGGCCCCGGGCGTCGGGCGGTGATCGTGGGCGGCGGCTACATCGGACTGGAGACAGCCGCCTCGTTGCGTGCACTGGGTCTGGAGGTCACCCTGCTCGAGGCGACCGGGCGCGTCCTTGAACGGGTCACCGCCCCGGAGGTATCGGAGTTCTTCGACCGGATCCACCGGGAGGAGGGCGTCAACATCCGGACGGGCACGCTGGTCGAGGCTCTGTCCGGCGACGGCAGGGTCCGCGAAGTAATCCTGGCCAGTGGCGAATCAATTCCCGCCGACCTCGTCATTGTCGGCATCGGCGTGGAGCCGAACACCGAGCTCGCCGCCACCGCGGGCCTGGTCGTCGACAACGGCGTCGTGATCGACGATCGGGCCCGGACTAGCGACCCCGACATCGTGGCCGCCGGGGACTGCGCCAGCCACGACATGGCCCGTTACGGCCGTCGCATCCGCCTGGAGTCCGTGCCGAGCGCGGCCGAGCAGGCCAAGGTCGCCGCCGCGACCGTCTGTGGGAAGTCCAAGAAGATTGCGGCCCTTCCATGGTTCTGGTCAGATCAATACGACCTCAAGCTCCAGATCGCCGGTCTCAACACCGGGTACGACGAGGTCGTCCTCAGCGGCGACCCGACCCGGGACCGCGACTTCACCTGCTTCTACCTCCGTGCCGGCGAGCTCATTGCCGCCGACTGCATCAACCGTCCCCGCGACTTCATGTTCAGCAAGCGGGTCATCACGCAGCAAGTCGCCGTCGAACGGGCCGAACTGGTGCTCGCCGGCTCGGACTGA
- a CDS encoding zinc-dependent alcohol dehydrogenase — protein MIAEAMVLTGPRNLERRQMTIPDVGDRGAILRVEACGLCGTDHEQFTGHLPAGFSFVPGHEIVGIVEHVGNAASERLCVQAGQRVAVEVFRSCRDCPECRRGEYRRCAVNGIATMFGFVDVEIGAGLWGGYATHVELPWDAMLLPIAEDMDPVLATLFNPLGAGIQWGKTLPDTKAGGIVAILGPGIRGICAAVAAKEAGAAFVAMTGIGPRDDQRLAIARSFGVDLPIDVSQDDAVTALQRETGGQLADVVVDVTAKAPSAFADAVALARPGGTVVVAGTRGGGGAPGFEPDTLVYKELHISGALGVEYPAYRAALEILATRRWPFDRITRESTGFAGLAPLLSSLADENAKSSAALHNVFVPTPSQHAELQQRKVT, from the coding sequence ATGATCGCCGAGGCCATGGTGTTGACCGGACCGCGGAATCTGGAGCGGCGCCAGATGACCATCCCCGACGTCGGTGACCGCGGTGCGATCCTGCGAGTTGAAGCATGTGGTCTATGCGGTACAGATCACGAACAATTCACCGGACACCTGCCTGCCGGCTTCTCATTCGTTCCAGGTCACGAAATCGTCGGCATCGTCGAACATGTCGGCAATGCGGCCAGCGAACGCTTGTGCGTCCAGGCCGGCCAGCGCGTGGCCGTCGAGGTGTTCCGGTCCTGCCGAGACTGCCCGGAGTGTCGCCGCGGCGAATACCGGCGATGTGCGGTGAACGGCATCGCCACCATGTTCGGGTTCGTCGACGTGGAGATCGGCGCCGGGTTATGGGGCGGATACGCCACCCATGTGGAGCTTCCGTGGGACGCGATGCTACTCCCGATTGCCGAAGACATGGACCCCGTTCTCGCCACGTTGTTCAACCCTCTCGGGGCCGGTATCCAATGGGGGAAAACTCTTCCCGACACCAAGGCGGGGGGTATCGTAGCGATACTGGGACCGGGCATCCGCGGGATCTGCGCGGCGGTGGCGGCGAAAGAGGCGGGAGCCGCTTTCGTCGCGATGACCGGCATCGGTCCACGCGACGATCAGCGACTGGCCATAGCCAGATCATTCGGTGTCGACCTGCCCATCGACGTATCGCAGGACGATGCAGTGACAGCGCTCCAGCGTGAGACAGGCGGACAGCTTGCCGACGTGGTCGTCGATGTCACCGCCAAAGCACCCTCCGCGTTCGCCGACGCCGTCGCCCTTGCCAGGCCTGGCGGCACGGTCGTGGTTGCCGGCACCCGCGGCGGAGGCGGCGCGCCCGGCTTTGAACCAGACACGCTGGTGTATAAGGAATTACACATCTCCGGTGCACTCGGCGTGGAGTATCCCGCCTACCGGGCAGCCCTCGAGATTCTGGCCACGCGCCGCTGGCCGTTCGACCGGATCACAAGAGAATCAACCGGATTCGCTGGTCTCGCGCCGCTGCTCAGTTCGCTTGCAGATGAAAATGCCAAATCGAGTGCGGCCCTGCACAACGTCTTCGTGCCCACGCCCTCACAGCATGCGGAGCTTCAACAGAGAAAGGTCACGTGA
- a CDS encoding fatty acid--CoA ligase: MQDVALTVPAIVAHASAVHGDREVLTARGPRQISGVSYREVGERAARLANALRQIGIRGDERVATLQWSNQEHLDCYAAVPSMGAVLHTLNLRLPPEQLTWIANHAEDRVIIVDSTVLALLAAALPSMTSVRTVLVTGTGDLAAVEGCGKDVLRYDDVVAAQSSTFDWPDVDEQSAAAMCYTSGTTGHPKGVVYSHRSTWLHSQAACTSNALGIGHDDTVLAIVPMFHANAWGLPYAAMMAGAQLLLPDRFLQAGPLVEMIEAVRPTMAGAVPTIWTDVLHYLRDNPGHDVSSLKMVACGGSAVPRSLMTAYDELGIRIVQAWGMTETSPLASVALPRSSDTPERSLHLRATQGRVVAGVQARIVDDSGAEQPWDGKSVGEIQVRGPWITQSYYENDSPAASPDGWLRTGDVGTISADAFIALTDRSKDVIKSGGEWISSVELENELAAHPAVRTATVIGVPDDKWQERPLAVVVLAADRTATAAELTEFLRARVAKWWLPERWAFVTDIPLTSTGKFDKKKLRRQFGDGDLIIETLA; this comes from the coding sequence ATGCAGGACGTTGCGTTGACTGTGCCCGCGATCGTGGCCCATGCTTCGGCAGTTCATGGCGATCGCGAGGTGCTGACTGCGCGCGGACCCCGGCAGATCTCTGGGGTGTCCTATCGCGAGGTGGGTGAGCGTGCGGCACGGTTGGCAAATGCTCTGCGCCAGATCGGCATCCGTGGAGATGAGCGTGTCGCGACGTTACAGTGGAGCAACCAGGAGCATCTGGACTGTTACGCGGCGGTGCCGTCGATGGGCGCGGTGCTGCATACGTTGAACCTGCGGCTGCCGCCGGAACAGCTGACGTGGATCGCCAATCATGCCGAGGATCGGGTGATCATCGTCGACAGTACGGTGCTGGCCCTTTTGGCGGCGGCGTTGCCGTCGATGACCTCGGTGCGCACGGTGCTAGTGACCGGAACCGGCGATCTTGCCGCGGTCGAGGGGTGCGGAAAGGACGTCCTACGGTACGACGATGTGGTGGCCGCCCAGTCGAGTACGTTCGACTGGCCCGACGTCGACGAGCAGTCGGCCGCAGCGATGTGCTATACGAGCGGTACCACCGGGCATCCGAAAGGTGTTGTCTACAGCCATCGTTCGACGTGGTTGCACTCGCAGGCGGCGTGCACTTCGAATGCCTTGGGCATCGGTCATGACGACACGGTGTTGGCGATCGTTCCGATGTTCCACGCCAACGCGTGGGGGTTGCCGTATGCGGCGATGATGGCCGGCGCGCAGCTTCTGCTGCCTGACCGTTTCCTGCAGGCGGGGCCTCTAGTGGAGATGATCGAGGCGGTGCGACCGACGATGGCGGGGGCGGTGCCGACGATCTGGACCGATGTTCTGCACTACCTGCGCGACAATCCCGGCCATGACGTGAGTTCGCTGAAGATGGTGGCCTGCGGTGGTTCGGCGGTTCCGCGGTCGTTGATGACCGCCTATGACGAGCTGGGCATCCGCATTGTGCAGGCTTGGGGGATGACTGAGACTTCCCCGCTGGCCTCGGTCGCTCTGCCGCGGAGTTCTGATACCCCGGAGAGGTCGCTTCACCTGCGCGCAACCCAGGGCCGGGTGGTGGCCGGTGTGCAGGCCCGCATCGTCGATGACAGCGGTGCAGAACAACCGTGGGACGGAAAATCGGTGGGGGAGATTCAAGTCCGCGGCCCGTGGATCACTCAGTCGTATTACGAGAATGACAGTCCGGCGGCGTCGCCGGACGGGTGGTTGCGTACCGGGGACGTCGGGACGATCAGCGCGGACGCGTTCATCGCGCTGACCGACCGCTCCAAGGATGTCATCAAGTCCGGGGGCGAATGGATCTCCTCGGTGGAATTGGAGAACGAGTTGGCCGCTCACCCTGCGGTGCGCACCGCCACGGTGATTGGAGTGCCCGACGACAAGTGGCAGGAACGGCCGCTGGCGGTGGTCGTCCTGGCTGCCGACCGCACCGCCACCGCGGCGGAGCTGACCGAATTTCTGCGTGCGCGGGTGGCCAAGTGGTGGCTACCGGAACGGTGGGCGTTCGTCACCGACATTCCGCTGACTTCCACTGGCAAGTTCGACAAGAAGAAGCTGCGCCGCCAGTTCGGCGACGGTGACCTCATCATCGAGACGCTGGCGTGA
- a CDS encoding cytochrome P450, whose translation MDRIIQGAHLYDRTRRWVTGTNGEKIFIERPIPPADEVELTDIDLSNPFLYRQGRWKSYYERLRNEAPVHYQAHSAFGPFWSVTRHADIVAVDKNHEVFSSEPFIVIGSPPRFLDIAMFIAMDPPKHDRQRQAVQGVVAPKNLREMEGLIRERVVDVLDALPLGEPFNWVQHVSIELTARMLATLLDFPYEQRRKLVQWSDLATSMEQANGGPSDNDEIFRGMVDMARGLSAHWRDKAARKAAGELPGFDLITMLQSDESTKDLIDRPMEFLGNLVLLIVGGNDTTRNSMSGGVLALNEFPDQFEKLKANPELIPNMVSEIIRWQTPLAHMRRIAKADTVLNGQFIRKGDKVLMWYASGNRDERVFDRPDDLIIDRANARNHISFGFGVHRCMGNRLAEMQLRILWEELLPRFENIEVVGEPEYVQSNFVRGISKLMVRLIPKGGA comes from the coding sequence ATGGACCGAATAATCCAGGGCGCCCACCTCTACGACAGAACGCGGCGCTGGGTCACCGGCACCAACGGTGAAAAAATCTTCATCGAGCGACCGATCCCGCCGGCTGACGAGGTTGAACTGACCGACATCGACCTTAGCAATCCTTTCCTCTATCGTCAGGGTCGCTGGAAGTCCTATTACGAGCGCCTACGCAACGAGGCTCCCGTGCACTATCAGGCCCACAGCGCGTTCGGCCCGTTCTGGTCGGTGACGCGGCATGCCGACATCGTGGCCGTCGACAAGAACCACGAGGTCTTCTCCTCCGAGCCGTTCATCGTCATCGGGAGCCCGCCGCGCTTCCTCGACATTGCGATGTTCATCGCGATGGACCCCCCGAAACACGACCGGCAACGGCAGGCTGTCCAGGGTGTGGTCGCACCGAAGAACCTGCGTGAGATGGAGGGCCTCATCCGCGAGCGGGTGGTAGACGTGCTCGACGCTCTGCCGCTTGGCGAACCGTTCAACTGGGTGCAGCACGTCTCGATCGAGCTAACCGCGCGCATGCTGGCCACGCTGCTGGACTTCCCGTACGAGCAGCGGCGCAAGCTCGTCCAATGGTCCGATCTCGCCACCTCCATGGAGCAAGCCAACGGTGGGCCCTCGGACAACGACGAGATATTTCGCGGCATGGTCGATATGGCTAGAGGTCTCAGCGCTCACTGGCGGGACAAGGCAGCCCGGAAAGCTGCCGGAGAGCTGCCCGGCTTCGATCTGATCACCATGTTGCAGAGCGACGAGAGCACCAAGGACCTGATCGATCGCCCGATGGAGTTCTTGGGCAACTTGGTATTGCTGATCGTGGGTGGCAACGATACGACCCGCAATTCCATGAGCGGTGGTGTTCTGGCGCTGAACGAGTTCCCTGACCAGTTTGAGAAGCTGAAGGCGAACCCCGAGCTGATCCCCAACATGGTCTCGGAGATCATCCGGTGGCAAACCCCGCTCGCGCATATGCGCCGGATCGCCAAGGCCGACACTGTGCTCAACGGGCAGTTCATCCGCAAGGGCGATAAGGTCCTGATGTGGTACGCCTCGGGCAACCGCGACGAGCGCGTGTTCGATCGGCCCGATGACCTGATTATCGACCGGGCCAACGCCCGTAACCACATCTCCTTCGGTTTCGGCGTGCACCGCTGTATGGGTAACCGGCTGGCCGAGATGCAGTTGCGGATCCTGTGGGAGGAGCTGCTTCCGCGGTTCGAGAACATCGAGGTCGTCGGTGAGCCCGAGTACGTGCAGTCCAACTTCGTGAGGGGGATCAGTAAGCTGATGGTCCGCCTCATCCCGAAAGGTGGCGCATGA
- a CDS encoding carboxymuconolactone decarboxylase family protein, with protein sequence MTRTERVPMLDLEQARLRAAECGLPEEMAELSVFRVALHQPSLAVALYGMLEALLFNGVLDARLRELIIMRIGWVTGSVYEWTQHWRIATLLGVASDDLLAVRDWQSSNRLGHAERAVLAATDDVVRDGVIAEENWAACHKAFNGDHAVLVELVGAIANWRLFSILLRSLNIPLESGTDSWPPDGRAPRRDD encoded by the coding sequence GTGACGAGGACGGAACGCGTACCGATGCTCGACCTTGAGCAGGCCCGGCTGCGGGCTGCCGAGTGTGGGCTGCCCGAAGAGATGGCAGAACTGTCAGTATTTCGCGTGGCACTTCACCAGCCGAGCCTCGCAGTGGCCCTGTACGGAATGCTCGAGGCGCTGCTATTTAACGGTGTGCTCGACGCCCGGCTACGCGAATTGATCATCATGCGCATCGGCTGGGTAACGGGGTCGGTATATGAGTGGACACAGCATTGGCGAATCGCGACGCTGCTCGGTGTGGCTTCGGATGACCTTCTGGCGGTGCGTGACTGGCAAAGTTCCAATCGTCTGGGCCATGCCGAGCGTGCAGTCCTGGCGGCGACCGATGATGTGGTACGTGACGGGGTCATTGCCGAGGAAAACTGGGCCGCGTGCCACAAGGCATTCAATGGCGATCACGCGGTTTTGGTCGAACTTGTCGGAGCGATCGCCAATTGGCGGCTCTTTTCGATCCTGCTTCGATCCTTGAATATTCCGCTTGAGTCGGGTACCGACTCCTGGCCGCCCGATGGGCGAGCCCCTCGACGTGACGATTGA
- a CDS encoding SCP2 sterol-binding domain-containing protein has protein sequence MAVFRDEDEVYAFLGGIFRRGLEKEGLADKLANSGVVLRVHYTDPDAVVTVDMPNKVVETGAASTAVPNVELFMSADTGNKFWLGKVNLTMAMAKGTVRAKGPVPKLIKLIPQAKNLFPEYRLMLESQNRQDLIDA, from the coding sequence GTGGCGGTATTTAGGGACGAGGACGAGGTCTATGCCTTCCTGGGCGGGATCTTTCGGCGGGGTTTGGAGAAGGAAGGTCTGGCGGACAAGCTCGCGAATTCGGGTGTGGTGTTGCGGGTGCATTACACAGATCCGGATGCGGTTGTGACGGTGGACATGCCGAACAAGGTGGTGGAGACCGGAGCGGCCAGTACCGCGGTGCCCAACGTGGAGTTGTTCATGTCGGCAGACACGGGGAACAAGTTCTGGTTGGGGAAGGTGAACTTGACGATGGCGATGGCCAAGGGAACGGTACGTGCGAAAGGTCCGGTGCCGAAGTTGATCAAGTTGATCCCGCAGGCCAAGAACCTGTTCCCCGAGTACCGGTTGATGCTGGAGAGCCAGAATCGGCAGGACCTCATCGATGCGTGA
- a CDS encoding alpha/beta fold hydrolase yields the protein MSANRAHDLSAPVVERVPTVDGLSLAVDFYRCDGPRAVVLLLHGGGQSRHAWDVTAQRLHQRGYTVAAYDARGHGDSDWDPDGRYDIERLGSDLLAVRAYAGSARPVAAIGASLGGLTILGTHLLAPSELWQAVVLVDITPRMQMHGARRVLSFMSAHPEGFDSLESAADVIAAYNPHRPRPENVDGLQKVLRRRGDGRWAWRWDPAFATSNFQFLQSDSDDGAEEFEMMSAFLVDGARQVSAPALLVRGLLSDIVSEETVKDFLTLVPHAQTVDVSGAGHMVAGDNNDAFSTAVVDFLDRTV from the coding sequence ATGTCTGCAAACAGAGCACATGATTTGTCCGCTCCTGTCGTCGAGCGCGTGCCCACGGTGGATGGGCTCTCGCTGGCGGTCGACTTCTACCGCTGTGACGGACCGCGGGCGGTCGTGTTGCTCCTTCACGGCGGTGGTCAGAGCCGGCACGCCTGGGATGTCACCGCCCAACGATTGCATCAGCGGGGCTACACCGTTGCCGCCTACGACGCAAGGGGACATGGTGACAGCGACTGGGATCCAGACGGACGCTATGACATCGAACGGCTGGGGTCCGACCTGTTGGCCGTGCGCGCGTACGCCGGCTCCGCCCGCCCAGTTGCCGCGATCGGGGCATCGTTGGGCGGTTTGACCATCCTCGGCACGCACTTGCTCGCCCCATCGGAGCTATGGCAGGCCGTCGTCCTGGTTGACATCACTCCGCGAATGCAGATGCACGGCGCCCGCCGAGTCCTATCGTTCATGTCGGCCCATCCCGAAGGTTTCGACAGCCTAGAGTCGGCCGCTGACGTGATCGCCGCCTACAACCCGCACCGCCCTCGCCCCGAAAACGTCGACGGCCTTCAAAAAGTCCTCCGCCGACGTGGAGACGGTCGCTGGGCCTGGCGATGGGATCCGGCGTTTGCGACGTCGAATTTTCAGTTCCTGCAGAGTGATTCAGACGACGGCGCAGAGGAGTTCGAGATGATGAGCGCATTCCTTGTCGATGGCGCGCGACAGGTGTCCGCGCCGGCGCTGCTGGTCCGCGGCCTGCTGTCGGACATAGTCTCCGAAGAGACAGTGAAGGATTTCCTCACCTTGGTTCCCCACGCGCAAACCGTTGACGTGTCAGGCGCGGGCCACATGGTTGCTGGCGACAACAACGACGCATTCTCGACGGCGGTCGTCGACTTTCTCGACCGTACCGTTTGA
- a CDS encoding 2Fe-2S iron-sulfur cluster-binding protein, producing MAVVTFVSHGGEKYEAPLEEGQSLMRVATNNAVPGIDGDCGGEAACGTCHVIVDPQWSDRVGLSGANEEEMLAMNPERQPTSRLSCQMQVSEAWDGLIVHLPEFQL from the coding sequence ATGGCAGTTGTCACATTTGTCTCCCACGGCGGCGAGAAGTATGAGGCGCCTCTCGAGGAAGGTCAGTCACTGATGCGGGTCGCGACCAACAATGCGGTGCCCGGCATCGACGGCGACTGCGGAGGCGAAGCCGCGTGCGGCACCTGCCATGTGATCGTCGATCCGCAATGGTCCGATCGGGTCGGCCTCTCCGGGGCCAATGAAGAGGAGATGCTCGCGATGAACCCCGAGCGTCAGCCGACCTCCCGGCTGTCCTGCCAGATGCAGGTCTCTGAGGCGTGGGACGGTTTGATCGTCCATCTGCCCGAGTTCCAACTGTGA
- a CDS encoding TetR/AcrR family transcriptional regulator, with product MVGTTMEDIGRTAGVSRATVYRYFPNREAVMSGVIIRAAERYLDRINPRIAEHTDLGSALVDFVEYTVEAARREEIIGLLFGSDEELAGVGLAAGTSTSLFELVTEFLRPIFRRHWSYVEPGVSVDDAAEWVLRTILSLLTVRGPRERSRDGLRTFLSRFLLPAILASDHCRPM from the coding sequence GTGGTAGGCACGACCATGGAGGACATCGGCAGAACAGCGGGTGTCTCCAGGGCAACGGTGTATCGCTACTTCCCTAATCGGGAGGCGGTGATGTCGGGCGTCATCATTCGCGCCGCCGAGCGCTATCTCGATCGCATCAACCCCCGGATCGCGGAGCACACCGATCTGGGCTCCGCTCTCGTCGATTTCGTGGAATACACAGTTGAGGCCGCGCGCCGCGAAGAGATCATCGGATTGTTGTTCGGCAGCGACGAGGAACTCGCCGGCGTTGGCCTCGCGGCGGGGACCTCGACGTCACTCTTCGAACTCGTCACCGAGTTTCTCCGTCCCATCTTCAGGAGACACTGGAGTTACGTAGAACCGGGCGTCTCCGTCGACGACGCCGCCGAGTGGGTTCTCCGCACGATACTGAGCCTGCTGACTGTTCGAGGACCGCGGGAGCGCAGTCGTGACGGGCTCCGGACATTTCTTTCAAGGTTTCTCCTTCCCGCAATCCTGGCGAGCGACCATTGTCGACCGATGTGA
- a CDS encoding helix-turn-helix transcriptional regulator yields MLESPAFDPDAVARLRNIMAREGTDEATLIQRDVQAPLRWFREAYPGLDIDQATLLGFALAEQAQLTSFGPLSVPLVSAGSVAEIVELLTYLPLITTAVKAQFHPDDQGLTVGLWGHTSDRALDCLAVTYAGLALLRLLDMLVRAAPTLTLHLSWPAPAALKDREDDLTAGRLFFDAPMSFLHVPADTLNEVCRFSDPVAYRLAIVDLQRTLDQRSETTSFSEKVRRLLQKEPGRRSKHWFAHELSMSTSTLKRRLSEEETTFRELRQAFLRERAMLQLLDRSLSVSEIATDLGYSDLANFSHAFKRWTGRSPSEFRLSPH; encoded by the coding sequence ATGCTCGAGAGCCCGGCGTTTGACCCAGACGCCGTCGCGCGGCTTCGCAACATCATGGCTCGCGAAGGAACCGACGAGGCGACGCTGATTCAGCGTGATGTCCAGGCCCCGTTACGGTGGTTTCGTGAGGCGTACCCCGGTCTAGACATCGATCAGGCAACGCTGCTCGGATTTGCGTTAGCCGAACAGGCACAGTTGACGTCCTTCGGCCCGCTGAGTGTTCCGCTGGTCAGCGCGGGCTCAGTGGCCGAGATCGTAGAGCTGCTGACTTATCTGCCGTTGATCACGACGGCTGTCAAAGCACAGTTTCATCCAGATGACCAAGGCCTCACCGTCGGGCTCTGGGGACACACCAGCGATCGGGCCCTGGACTGCCTCGCCGTCACGTACGCCGGGTTGGCGTTGTTGCGACTGCTGGACATGCTCGTCCGTGCGGCGCCGACCCTCACACTCCACTTGAGTTGGCCAGCGCCCGCCGCCTTGAAAGATCGCGAGGACGACCTTACCGCCGGGCGCCTGTTCTTCGACGCTCCGATGTCCTTCCTCCATGTTCCCGCGGACACGCTCAACGAGGTGTGCCGGTTCTCCGATCCCGTCGCATACCGACTCGCCATCGTCGATCTGCAGCGAACTCTCGACCAGCGGAGCGAAACCACGTCGTTCTCGGAGAAGGTGAGACGGCTGCTGCAGAAGGAGCCCGGACGCCGAAGTAAACATTGGTTCGCACATGAGCTGTCAATGTCCACCAGCACACTCAAGCGGCGCCTCTCCGAAGAGGAGACCACCTTTCGCGAGTTGCGCCAAGCATTCCTGCGCGAGCGCGCGATGCTGCAGCTACTCGACCGATCCCTATCGGTGAGTGAGATAGCCACGGATCTCGGATACAGCGACCTCGCCAACTTCTCACACGCCTTCAAGCGATGGACCGGCCGCTCTCCGAGCGAGTTCCGGCTCTCACCACATTGA
- a CDS encoding TetR/AcrR family transcriptional regulator encodes MREQVLRATRELTIEKGWEQVRVSEVAELVGVSRPTLYKEFGDKQGLGDALVVAEGQRFLEGIHAILAEHTGDVQGGITAAVRFTLREAEASPLLKSVLTSNHSGDDRAGAPTTGVLPLLPTSASLLQLSSAALVAWFHDHFADLDSEDVEEVADVLVRLTVSHVVLPSADIATTGARISRVALRYLGVGYR; translated from the coding sequence ATCCGCGAGCAGGTCTTGAGGGCGACACGGGAACTCACCATTGAGAAGGGCTGGGAACAAGTCCGAGTGAGTGAGGTCGCCGAACTTGTCGGCGTCTCCCGACCGACGCTATACAAGGAGTTCGGCGATAAGCAGGGACTTGGTGACGCGCTCGTGGTGGCCGAGGGTCAGCGCTTCCTGGAGGGTATCCACGCCATTCTCGCCGAACACACCGGCGACGTTCAGGGCGGCATCACCGCAGCGGTGCGGTTCACCCTGCGTGAAGCAGAAGCCAGTCCGCTCCTGAAGTCGGTGCTGACGTCCAACCACTCAGGGGATGATCGCGCCGGTGCGCCGACGACGGGCGTTCTTCCTCTCCTGCCGACATCGGCGTCCCTGCTCCAGCTCTCCTCCGCGGCTTTGGTCGCGTGGTTTCACGACCACTTCGCCGATCTCGACTCCGAAGACGTCGAGGAGGTCGCAGACGTTCTGGTGCGGCTCACCGTGAGTCACGTCGTTCTTCCCTCCGCGGACATCGCCACCACGGGTGCGCGGATCTCGCGGGTGGCGCTCCGCTACCTCGGCGTTGGCTATAGATAG
- a CDS encoding PaaI family thioesterase, with protein sequence MQFTTFNQQVAEQLQSAAETTGGLAGYLGFRHTDFTAGRLVAEMDARDDLKTPFGNLHGGCLSAMVDHCLGVVFYPVIPMGSWVATTEFKLNLLRPVSSGTCVATAEIISLGRTSGVARIDICNDGRAVCAAQGTVTVVAPKAIS encoded by the coding sequence GTGCAGTTCACCACGTTCAACCAGCAGGTCGCTGAACAACTGCAGAGCGCAGCAGAAACCACGGGCGGGTTGGCCGGTTACCTCGGCTTCCGGCACACTGACTTCACTGCTGGACGGCTCGTCGCGGAGATGGACGCACGCGACGACCTGAAGACGCCTTTCGGCAACTTGCATGGCGGCTGCTTGTCGGCCATGGTCGACCATTGCCTTGGAGTGGTGTTTTATCCCGTGATTCCGATGGGATCCTGGGTCGCGACGACGGAGTTCAAACTGAATTTGCTTCGTCCAGTTTCCAGCGGAACCTGTGTAGCCACGGCTGAGATCATCTCGCTGGGCAGAACCAGCGGTGTGGCACGTATCGACATCTGCAACGACGGCAGAGCGGTGTGTGCGGCGCAGGGCACCGTCACCGTCGTCGCACCGAAGGCCATCTCTTGA